The proteins below are encoded in one region of Rhododendron vialii isolate Sample 1 chromosome 7a, ASM3025357v1:
- the LOC131334261 gene encoding zinc finger CCCH domain-containing protein 14-like, with protein sequence MDYGRKRGNPDGSFTSNGGIKRSKQERDSFATGIGSKSKPCTKFFSTSGCSFGEECHFLHYVPGGYSAVSQMTNMGGNHHIPSGRNPMAPPPFADGPAPTVKSKLCNKFNTAEGCKFGNKCRFAHGEMELGRPSYPPHEDPRGMGPMMNRFPGRSDPPQHGLAAAANFGASATAKISIDASLAGAVIGKGGVNSKQICRATGVKLAIKEHDTDPNQRNIELEGTFDQIKQASAMVGELIMNVGAAHHHPPPAKPSLAAAPANNFKTKVCEHFTKGSCTFGERCHFAHGDGELRKSGV encoded by the exons AAAGGGACTCGTTTGCAACTGGTATAGGAAGCAAATCAAAGCCATGCACGAAGTTTTTCAG CACTTCTGGATGCTCATTTGGAGAGGAATGCCATTTCCTGCATTATGTTCCCGGTGGCTACAGTGCGGTTTCTCAGATGACAAACATGGGTGGTAATCATCACATTCCTTCTGGAAGAAATCCTATGGCCCCACCACCATTTGCAGATGGTCCTGCTCCGACCGTCAAGAGCAAGCTCTGCAATAAGTTCAACACCGCAGAAGGATGCAAGTTTGGCAACAAGTGCCGTTTTGCACATGGGGAGATGGAGCTGGGCCGGCCCAGTTACCCACCCCACGAAGATCCCCGAGGCATGGGACCCATGATGAATCGTTTTCCAGGTCGGTCCGACCCACCCCAACACGGGCTAGCTGCTGCTGCCAACTTTGGTGCATCTGCTACGGCCAAGATCAGCATAGATGCATCACTGGCAGGTGCAGTCATTGGAAAGGGTGGTGTAAACTCGAAGCAGATTTGTCGTGCAACTGGGGTAAAGCTTGCGATAAAGGAGCATGACACAGACCCAAATCAGAGGAATATTGAGCTGGAAGGGACTTTTGATCAGATCAAACAGGCGAGTGCCATGGTAGGGGAGCTCATCATGAATGTTGGGGCTGCCCACCACCACCCACCTCCTGCCAAGCCGAGTCTGGCTGCTGCTCCGGCAAACAATTTCAAGACAAAGGTGTGTGAGCATTTTACCAAGGGTTCGTGTACCTTTGGAGAAAGGTGCCATTTTGCTCATGGAGATGGTGAGTTGCGCAAGTCAGGGGTTTGA